The genomic DNA GCGGGAATTGTCCATGATCGAACGGGCGGCGGTCACCTCCCTGTAATCGAAGTCGAGCAGGGTGCCATCGCGGTCTACGCCGCTGATGCCGATGATGCCGAAATCCACCTTGAACTGGCGGATGAAGTCGATGGCTGCCTCGCCCACGATTCCGCAGTCTTTGTGGCGAACGAGCCCGCCTGTAACGATGACCTCTATTTCCTTGTTTCCACTAAGTATTTTTGCGACGTTCAGGCTGTTCGTGATGACGCGCAGGTGTGTGTGGTGGATGAGCGCCTTGGCGACTTCCTCGTTGGTCGTGCCGATGTTGATGAAAAGCGATGAGCGCGAAGGAATCATTTTTGCGACCAGGGTCGCAATGATCTGCTTCTCATGCAGGCAGAGGATCTTGCGGTCCGTATAGTCCATGTTCTCAGTGCTGAAGACGGGGCCGGCCCCGCCGTGATGGCGTTGCAACTGGCCCTGTTTCGACAGGATATTGATGTCGCGGCGGATGGTTTGCGGTGTTACTGAGAATTTGTCGGACAGTGCTCCTATGGATATGAAACCCTGTTCCCTGACAAGGGTGACGATCTGTTCGTGTCGCGTTCGGACTGATGCGTGTTTGACGCCTGTGTCGTCTGGGGTGTGAAAGCCT from uncultured Pseudodesulfovibrio sp. includes the following:
- a CDS encoding DeoR family transcriptional regulator yields the protein MPTQGFHTPDDTGVKHASVRTRHEQIVTLVREQGFISIGALSDKFSVTPQTIRRDINILSKQGQLQRHHGGAGPVFSTENMDYTDRKILCLHEKQIIATLVAKMIPSRSSLFINIGTTNEEVAKALIHHTHLRVITNSLNVAKILSGNKEIEVIVTGGLVRHKDCGIVGEAAIDFIRQFKVDFGIIGISGVDRDGTLLDFDYREVTAARSIMDNSRNVFLVTDHTKFGRNAMVRLGNIEEVDAMFTNKMPPLELVEIMKHNEVELHVAE